One genomic region from Onychomys torridus unplaced genomic scaffold, mOncTor1.1, whole genome shotgun sequence encodes:
- the LOC118576488 gene encoding apolipoprotein L3-like: protein ARRCIEELTDYLTDTLCREDLKSLITEDGAWKAFVETAELSSEEEAALRDALKEHLAQEPTDENDGPQKELKKKRFLEEFPQLKSKLEEHIKKLQDLADHFDKVHSDCTISSVVADSTSTVSGVLGILGLVLTPITGGTSLMLSAAALGLVAGMTSVTTTIVEESNRSSDEAEASRLVGASMDILHEIMTIMPKISVKLVNTGLDLVSACKTLKEQINTIRMARASSRIGAQATESISAETSKNVGKALGGTIRAIGFTSIFLVLDVYHLVTDSMELFDGAKTESAGALRKLAQMLEQKAAGIEQMQEALQSDLPQ from the exons TGGCAAGACGCTGCATTGAAGAACTCACTGATTATCTCACGGACACACTCTGCAGAGAGGATCTGAAGAGCCTGATAACTGAGGATGGTGCCTGGAAAGCATTTGTGGAGACAGCAGAGTTGTCAAG CGAAGAGGAAGCCGCACTGCGTGATGCACTGAAGGAGCATTTAGCACAGGAGCCCACAGATGAAAATGATGGACCTCAAAAGGAGCTGAAGAAAAAGAGGTTTTTGGAAGAATTTCCTCAGTTGAAAAGCAAACTTGAAGAACACATCAAGAAGCTCCAAGATCTGGCTGACCATTTTGACAAGGTGCACAGTGACTGCACCATCTCCAGTGTGGTGGCTGACTCCACCAGCACTGTGTCTGGAGTCCTGGGCATCCTGGGTCTAGTTCTGACACCCATCACAGGAGGGACCAGCCTGATGCTCTCAGCAGCTGCTTTGGGGCTGGTAGCAGGTATGACCAGTGTCACCACCACCATTGTGGAAGAGTCCAACAGATCATCAGATGAAGCTGAAGCCAGCCGCCTGGTTGGAGCCAGCATGGACATACTGCATGAGATTATGACCATCATGCCTAAGATTAGTGTGAAACTTGTTAATACGGGGTTGGATTTAGTCAGTGCCTGTAAAACCCTCAAGGAGCAGATCAATACCATCAGGATGGCCAGAGCCAGTTCTCGAATTGGAGCACAGGCCACAGAGAGCATCTCTGCTGAAACTTCAAAAAACGTGGGGAAAGCCTTAGGGGGGACGATTAGAGCAATAGGCTTTACAAGTATCTTCCTTGTACTGGATGTGTACCACCTTGTGACTGACTCAATGGAATTATTCGATGGGGCAAAGACAGAGTCGGCTGGAGCACTTCGGAAACTGGCTCAAATGCTGGAACAGAAAGCTGCAGGAATTGAGCAGATGCAGGAGGCTCTGCAGTCAGACCTGCCTCAGTGA